Within the Phalacrocorax aristotelis chromosome 13, bGulAri2.1, whole genome shotgun sequence genome, the region TAGTCGTGAGGAACTATGGCATACAAAACCTTACCAAAGTCAACAGAGACCTTTTCATTGCTAGCAGTAGGCCTTTAAACATACCCAGAAACCACGTAACTCCTGAGTAGTCTTGACTGTTCTCAGTTCTTGCAGTCAAAGGGATTTCAGGAGGCTCAGCACTGCCAAGAGAAGAAACTCACCATCTCTAAAAGCCTGATCCTGCAATTCTTTACTGATGTGGGCACATACAGGTACTCTTTCCTCATAAAATGGTCCTGCTGAGTAGGTTGGGACCATGTGTACAATCAGAGCCTGCCCCTCTGAGAAACACTTGCACGCCCAGGATGCCCCAGACTGTAAGAGCGTGGCCACAAGCTAATGAGTCATTAACGATAGATATTTATGTAATCTTAGAGCATGTGAATGGGGACTTTTCCAGCACAAAATGACACCTGCTGTCACCACCATCAAGGGAATGGAGTGCAGTATGTACATCCCACAGGAACGTAAACCAACCTCCCTTTACAACACGTGGAAGCTGTAGTAAAGCCATGAGACAAACTGAAGCCCCATCCTACCACCTAATCCAAGAGGGATGAAGGAAATATTGACCCATAGCCTCTCGTGTTGAAGATCAGGGCTTGACAGACCAGTGAGAGAACCTCACAGACTCTGTCCCATAGCTTGCTAGGACAAAGCCTCCTTTCCTGGCGCAGCTCTACGTGTCTTCTGTTTGGATACGTCTGCACTGACAGCAGGGGTTATTTCATGTGAGCAATCATAAGGAACCAGAGAATGGAAAATGCTATTTTATCAGGCTTTTTCAACCCAAGAACTAAGACAGAAGTCTCTTCAGGGCAAAAGATTAAGCCGTATGGGCTGCATTCCTGTAAGCTCCTGCTCTTAAGCAGCACTGTGAATACAGCAATTCATTAAGCTTGTTTAGAAAGGACCCAATGGCAtggaacaatattttatttcatcgCTATTTCTGCTTATCTTTGTGAGACTCTTACTGTCCGTACTACAAGAAAATGTGTAGCATCTGATCGCTTactaaaacaaaagcaacagtgTCCTTCGGCCTCGCTCTCCAGCCTGGTCCACATGTCCCCAAAAGCTGCACGCACAGATGTGATCTCCTCTTTAATGCAAGTTTCCAGAATAGCAACCCTTTAAGGCACTTCCCTTTTGTTAATCAAAAGCAGGGAACACAAAAGTCTGTTGAGTTTTTGCTTTCAAACGAAAACCACACTAAGGTCTGGACTGATCTGAATTATTTGATACGAGCTGCCCACCTTCGGGTATTTGCTCTTCAGGAACGAGGGGTGAAAGAAGATGGTCCCGGAGGAGGACTGCCTCCATACCTGCTGTCAGACAGCCTTCACTGAGAAACAGTGGGAGCTTTGTTCCAGATAAGCAAGAAAAGCATTACCACTGAATTTCATCCCTCTCTGCTACCCTGTTTGTGTTGGTTTTAGTCATAACTTCATCATTATTTAAATGCAGGTTTTGAATTTAATTTCCGTGCAGAGAATAAACTGTGACCTCGGAAAATGGCACCCGGTCAAGAATGCCATTTAATAACAGTGTTGAAATCTGTTCAATGTAATATTCTTCATAAAACTGCCTCAACCCCTGGTAAACTTCCTGTGAAGTGTCCAAGTATTTCAGACCAACGGGAGTAGTTGCGTTGACACAACACAGAGTGACGGCTGCTGAAAACTCCCATACTGAGCACCCGCTCCAATCCTCCTCCACCAGcccaaacaccaccaccacaactAAAGTTCAGAAGTAATTGCTGGCAGCGGCACAGGGTTTGGCAACATTGAATTTTGCCTTTGCATGGGGCAGCCACCACACATGGATGCAAACTCCTCCCTAAGAGCagtcctgggagaaaaaaaaaaatgaaaaatccccTTATTGACTGCAAGCTCTGGAGGGAATTGATACCCAGATACCTCTGCAACCTCCAGAGCTTGCACACCAGCTAAACCCAAGCTGTAAATAAAGCAGcacctctccccctgccctccatTTAAATACAActcaacacaaaaaaaaaattataaaagattTCAAAGATCCATAGCAAATATTTCCAGGTTAAAAGACCACTCGCTTGCTCCCACCCAGGATCCCTTTAAACCATTTCCTACCGAACCTCCGTTGGTGCAAGCATGCTCGCCCACACTACAGAGCCAAGCAGCGGCCCTGTGATTAAGCACGCTGCTGTGTCACTGCTTTGCAGGAGAGATAAGAAGTAGTAACACATAAAAGGTGGCTGGAAGAtgtaaaggcaaaaaagaaaaaaaagaaacaaagaataaaagacaaaaggaactgAAAGTTACAGAGCAGGATGTTTCGTTCCCTGGATTTGGAATGGAGCTGTAGGAGTCGGGGGTTTTGTTACCTCTCTCTTCTCACTAAAGGGACAAAACAGGGCTCTAACACAAGCAAAAatagaggaaaggaagaaaagccctgaggggatggagaggaggagaTGTCGGACAACAACCAGTTGGGCTAGGTGAGGCCAGAGACAAGCAGACAGGAAGAAATAATGCCTGCGGGGAGAGGGAATGAGATGGCAACGCCTGTGCATCTCCTGTCACCTAAAGGGTGGCACCAAGCCGCTCTCAGTGAAACTCAGCATGTTGCATATGACTGCAGGTGGATCTTCACATGTGGACCTGAGCTTCTGAAAAGTGCAGACAGGACCAGCCACTTGTCCCCTGCTCTCCCATGCAAGCCCCAGCACAATTTCTAGTTCAGCTCACTTGccaagggcacccagctgctgaCAGGACCCAGGCACTTTGCAACCTCCTCTGCAAGAAAGCATCATTGCTATATTTAAAGATGGGCAAAACCTTTCAGCtagcacagcagaaagcaagctCAGTTTGGACCCATTGCTCTCGCTTCTAGGGAGGGGTCCCTGAACCTCAGGGCACGGGGTGGTTTTCTCACCGAGGCAGATCTTTAACAGTTTTCCCGAAGTCTGGATCCGATGCTTTTTTGTGACTCCCATCCTTTAGCTGATGAGCCTCTGACACCCTCATAACGATATACCGCTGGGATCCTGAAAACAAGAAGCAAACAGGAACAAGGACCATGTCAGACACGGGATGCAGATGCTACCACAGCAGTGGATTTGCAGGGGAGAAACGCAACGCGACATCCTCCGTCCGGCAACAGCTACAAGGGAGGAGCAGGTAAACAGGCAGCTGGAAAGCATGGAGGTGAAATCCTTGTAGGCATTACAATTTAAACACTGGAAGCTCCTCCTCTACCCCTGTGTCCCAGGCTACACGTGTGCATAAGGATGCAAGACCCCAGGCAAGCGTGAGTACTGTGCAGTCCCAGCCCCAATTCCCTCGAGCTGTGGAGGATCCGTGTACCTGGGAGGCGCTGGGGGTACCCcaggatggggatggagatgaggagggaggctgctccagccccaagGAAGCCGATCCACCATGCCCCCACCCACAGCGTGTTCTCCGGGGCTATGTCGATCCTGTAAGAAACAAAGCCAAGAGGACACAAGGGAGAGAGGCGGTGGTTCAAAACGGAGCAGGACAGCTTGGCATGCTTCTTGCTGAAGTTGGCAGGGGTTGGAGGGACACGGAGGGGACATCAGCAGAGGAAACCGAGCTCTGGCCTCTCCCACGGTGATCTGCCAGGGATGCCACATCCACCATCCCTCCGGCCACACTGTAGTGCTGCCTGCCTTACTGGAGAGCACAACACTTAACAAGCCCCGGAAACTATATAATTTAATTCTCCTTTAATCTCTGGCTTGTACATTCACCTCTCTCCATCTCATTTGTGCTTTGGGGGTTGCTATGATCTTCGGTCCACCCCAGAGCCACCCTTTGCAAGAAAACTGGTGAAAATAACCCATTCCACCCCCTAGAAACATGCTCCCCCTTTTTAACCCACTCATCTGCCAGAAAGCTGGTATGGAGGCAAGATAAATGACAAACACTAGGAAGCAAGGAGGGACTAAGCATCCTGGCTGGATTACCAGGAGGACGAGCTGCACTGCTGGTAGCATTGCCTCATTAGGGTACTCAATCAAAAAATTCACCTGCTGCCCATAGCCTCATTAGCACAGGCAGCGCAGCGCGAGGAGGGATTTAATCTGACATGTTTGTCAGCAATTTTCTTCCAGTGACAGCACTAATGCAAGCTacccttccagcctcagcacCCCTGCAGAAACACCGCTAAACACCATGGGCACGTTTCCACCAAGCCACCAGGTCATTTCTCCAGactactgttatttttttaccCCAAAGGAAACATATAgcataaaggaaaaggaacaagattattttttagCAACTTACTCTCTGCCAatttcagtataaatatttagaaacatTCCTCCTACCAGATAACCCGCTGCAGGCCCAAGGATTGCAGCAGTGTAGAAAACAGCTGAAAGGGAAAACGAGCTGTGTTAGACAAATAGCAGGATTTCAGCCAGGGATGCTGCGGAGCACTGCCGGTGCCCAgcatcccccaccccaccgcagCCTGATTCCCTCCTGGACCCGGGATGCTTGGCCTCCTCCCGCCTCGCACCCCACTCCCTAAGCCACTGAGAAACAAAGCCAGGCAGTTTTGACAAGTTTTCGTCTCACACTTATGTCCCAGGGAAACTTTTGTATCCAACCTGGGAATTTTTAGAGCATGGGACAGGCAAAATTGGTTCAGTGGAAAACCATATTTATGTGGTTACTGTTTGATTAGTCAGCAGGGATGTAACTGACCCCGCTGCCACATCCTGAGCGCCGGTGTGATGAGCACTGGTGTTGTCTCCCCACCGGCAATACACAGTGTCTACACTAAACGTTGCACCACTGGCACTAATTTTGGTTTGCTGCTCTGGAAAGATAGACTTACTGATGATCTCCTTGCGacctccttctctccctgcacAGCCCTCTGATACGACAGTATGGACAGACTGCTAAATTTTGAAATTGCTAAAAGGTCAGCCATTTCAAAGTATTTGAATAAGTATTTGGCAATTGCTAAGTGATCAGCGATATAGAGCCGAGGAGTGAGCTGAGCCTCTTCCCATGGTGAAGCTTGGCTGTGCTTTGCACCAGCAGTATCTGAGCAGCCCAGCAACTGTCCCCGCTGTGCTATGGCACTAAAGGGGTGATGTCCCCTTGCACAGATAGGGTATGGCCTTATGGTTGTTTGCAATATACCctatttatttcatatatttgaAATGATTGTAGCAGAGATGCTAAAGCCACACATGTGCTGGGGCACGCTGGTGGGCTCTCCCCAGCTGGCCCcatgctgggagcaggaggcacCTCCTGATCTGCAGGAGCGAAAATACCCAGCTGCACTTACAGTTCCCGCCTGTAAATAATCAAAACCTCCCCAACAGCTGCCAATTCCCTCTGATTACCACCGCACCCATTATCGGGAACAAAAGACTGGGAGCACCTCTTGTGAAACTGCTTGATGTGTCCTGTTTGGTGCCAAGGCAGATGGACTGGCTCCCCCTCCCATCACCCAGCTCATGGGTTTAAGCTGCCTCTCCAGCTCAACTCACCAATGTACACAGGGGAGTAGTTAGTCTTGACGTTTTCATCTAAATAGGTGACACCGAGCGTGTAGAGCGGTGTGGCTCCCATCCCGTGCAGGAACTGCCCCAGCATGAAGACAAACCTGtagctggagaggctggaggcaGCATGGGCACAGGGCAGGCTCTGGTTTCCCCCGCAGATGCCCACCTCTGCCGCTGAACGCGCCTCGTACCGTCCCGTGGTGAAGTGGGGCAAGGCAAACAGCAGGGAGCCCAAGCCCATGACCAGCACACCCCAACCCAGCCATCGCGGTTTGTGGCCGTTCCCCCCAAAATAGCTGACAAAGGTCAAGCAGACGCACGCCGCGATGTCGTAGGAGCTGGCGATCAGCCCGCTCTGGTAGCTGTGGAGGTCAAAGCGCCGCTCGATGGAGGTGATGACTGTGTTGATGAAGCCGTTCACCGTCATGCCTTGCAGGAAGGAGGCCACGCAGAGGAAGAACAAGACGCCCTTGGATGTGTTAAAAAGCTGTAAGCACCCAGGGGTGAACGCACCCCAGCCGCATGCCAGCTCCTCCCCTTCAGTTGACACGAATTTAATCCCTTCGTTGAGTTGggtctcctcttctcctgggGTGGTGGAGCAGAGGGGTTCGGCGCACGAGTCGGAGGGGCTGGGTGTGCTGGAAAATGCTGTGCCATTGCTCAGCAGGGTGCTGCATGGCCTCTGCTCGCTCGGGGTGTCAAAGGTCCGGCCAGCCTCGCCGGGAGGAGGAGGCGGGTGGGAGAAGTTGAGTGTCTGAGTGAAACAAAAGCCATTTTCGCCGGTTGAATTCTGGGGCATTGCCATGAACAGGAACGCAGAGTCGAGCGGCAGGTCCAggtggggctggtggccagGGTGGCTTTGTGGGGCAGCAAGGACCTGCCTACCTGGGAGATGCAATTTTCAGTGCTTACATCAGTAGGGAGATGGCGAAGGTCTGAGCCAAGACCATTCTGATCTGTGAAGAGAAAAGTTTCACACATGcctttatataaaataatgctCAAAaccctcaaatattttttttgtaagtattAGCATTTCCCTGTGTAGTTCAGCTGGACTTGTGCCCTCCACCATGGGGGGTGTTGGGACATCAGGTATTGGGACACCattaatattacagaaaaaaaaacccccaaaacattcaagagcatttaaaaaaaccacaaaaggcACCTCTAAAAGTAGTCTCTTTACCAGCTGAAGCCCCTTACCCACCCTCTTGAAGAGCTCCTGGTTAGATACCAGACCCTCACTCCACCAGCCGCAGCCTCTGTCCCTCTTCATCCCCCCGCAGAGAACAGCATGCACAGCTACAAGTTTCCCACTGTTAAAAATCCTTTGGTCTCTTTCACACTCTGCCAATAACAGTTTATAATTATCCTGAAAAGTTTCCACAGTCAGATTGATTTTATTCCAAGCCCTCAGATCTGTTTACAACTATTCGGTAAAATACTTTCTATAACTAATTACACTACATGCCATTTCAGAGCGAGCTggagggcagaggcagctgACTCTAACCTGATTACCAATGCAGACTGCCTTCTTTCAGCCGGTTCCTGTGCATCACAGCACCTGATCATGCTGGCAACTAggagtatttttttcctaaatgcctTGGCTGAActataaatatgaaaacaataaGGTTCTCCCTTAAATGCTGGTCTTAAATATGCAACGAATGCTAGGCAAGAACTGTTTTATTAGAGAGCATCTTCAAAGCATCCTGTGTTGCACAATATTTTTGCCAATATCTGTTCAAGAGGTTCCTATAAAAATTGCAATAAGTCTCTTGGTTGTAGTAAGTCTCATCAGCAGGGAACAGGGAAAACGGGCATGTTTCCCCAGTAAAATGAGCCATGTTCAGATCGCTGTAACTTGGCAATATTGCAGCCTTTGGTCAATCAATTAATACTCATCTGTGTGTTGTTGGAAAAACTTAATGCTATTTGTTTAGTAGATAATGGTGTGCAGGAGCACCGACGTGCCTCCCTGTACAGCAGTTCTTGCAGGCACTGGTGCAGGACAACTTGGCAGAACACGGCGCCTAGAGCGGCATCGAGGTCCTGCTCCCACCCCAGAAGGGCAGAGGAAAGACCACTCGGTGCAGGCAAACTTTAAACATCCAGGGCAGTAGCGCTACAACAGGTCTGGCCCTTGGGGTAAGTTAAACAAATGAGATCCAACTTTCGCCTGCAAATAATTCTATCTTAACTACCCTGTCTGGGGAGCAGAGTGCACAGAATATTTCAAGGTCCAGATTTTACTGAGAATTTGATGATAGCTCAGGGCAGGGTGAGCTTGGCAGCCAGGAGGGCACTGCTCCTCTGGGCAACTTCTACTTTAGCTGACTGAGCACAGCGTGGGATAACTTCAATATGTAACGTGTAAATGCGAAAACTAACTGCAGGCATTGAAATTTCGCTGCACAGACTGTTGTAATGTGCTGCCACAAAAataatcccagaatcccaggtgggaagggacctcaaggaccatctagtccaaccttcctaggaagaacgcagtctagacaagatggcccagcaccctgtccagacgactcttgaaggtgtccaacgtggctgagtcgacccctgccctggggagattattccaacggtgactgtcctcactgtgaacaattcccctctcatgtccaatcggaatctccccaagagcaacttgtgtccattcccccttgtcttctccatgggactcgtgtaaaaagggagtctccatcttctttgtagctaccccataagtactggtacatggtgatgagatcccctctgagcctccttttctcaaggcagaacaaacccagcaatcccagcctatcctcatatggcagcttcccagtcctctgatcatcttggtggcccttctctggaccccttccagcctggccacatcctttttgtacagcggggaccagaactggacacagcactccaggtgtggcctgacaagcgctgagtagagcgggatgatgacttctttgcctctgctggtgatgccctttttgatgcaacccagcaccctgttggccttcttggccgcagcagccactgttcgctcatgttgagcttcctgtccaccaggacccccaggtcccttcccacagagctgctctccagccaggtgggtcccagtctgtgctgcactcccatattatgttttcccaggtgcaggaccttacacttctctttgttgaacttcataaggtctGCCTTGGATGTCagactatattttttttcactctttcatCCCTCCAATGTCCTTATAACTCTTACAGCTC harbors:
- the SLCO4A1 gene encoding solute carrier organic anion transporter family member 4A1 codes for the protein MAMPQNSTGENGFCFTQTLNFSHPPPPPGEAGRTFDTPSEQRPCSTLLSNGTAFSSTPSPSDSCAEPLCSTTPGEEETQLNEGIKFVSTEGEELACGWGAFTPGCLQLFNTSKGVLFFLCVASFLQGMTVNGFINTVITSIERRFDLHSYQSGLIASSYDIAACVCLTFVSYFGGNGHKPRWLGWGVLVMGLGSLLFALPHFTTGRYEARSAAEVGICGGNQSLPCAHAASSLSSYRFVFMLGQFLHGMGATPLYTLGVTYLDENVKTNYSPVYIAVFYTAAILGPAAGYLVGGMFLNIYTEIGREIDIAPENTLWVGAWWIGFLGAGAASLLISIPILGYPQRLPGSQRYIVMRVSEAHQLKDGSHKKASDPDFGKTVKDLPRSVLLLLKNPTFIFLCLAGATEATLIAGMSTFGPKFLESQFSLSASEAATFFGYLVVPAGGGGTFLGGFLVNKFKLRCSGIIKLCLLCTVSSLLAIFIFFIHCPNMPMAGVTQMYEGSALPGGHLNLTAACNTRCGCLQEIYSPVCGSDDIMYYSPCHAGCKEVSENLRNGKKVYHECSCVKKTLLPGPGDAEAGKCTSSCAKKPLLLFFMFVVILFTFLSSIPALTATLRCVPDRQRSFALGIQWIVVRTLGGIPGPIAFGSMIDKSCLLWQDQCGEQGSCYIYQNSAMSRYTLIAGLVYKVLGTTFFIVACLLYKPPPPESAPGSSGASENGNCDLQEHKPSLPAEEDI